The following proteins are co-located in the Desulfonatronum thiodismutans genome:
- a CDS encoding efflux RND transporter periplasmic adaptor subunit — MQKTMRFLFSFYRLILPALLILAGLSPLFGCSSSSGQEPREASQETSRESVVTRRVNVTVQEIMPQEMRDVVVLPGSADPWLSVNLAAETAGRVENLSVREGDRVQTGQVLAQIEVTALGADMARARSAFDLSDEQLRRRERLFQDEIISEEELDQVRSQRVQAREALRQAEIEYDRGIVRAPGPCRVNNMLIEAGEFVDRGQTIIELVNIDKIKVQVQVPEMDVRFLEVGQPVLVMVDAFQGQEFQGVIDFIAFRGDPATKTFRTQVVMDNPEGKIRPGMIARVLFQRRTIPDALAIPLSALIDRGGERLVYVEEDGLARARQVEIGVIERDRIQITRGLYPGDRLIVAGHREVDEGTAVVVR, encoded by the coding sequence ATGCAAAAGACGATGCGTTTCTTATTTTCATTCTACCGGTTGATTCTGCCGGCTCTGCTGATCCTGGCCGGCCTGTCGCCACTCTTCGGTTGTTCCTCCTCTTCCGGGCAGGAACCTCGAGAAGCATCGCAAGAGACCTCCAGGGAATCAGTCGTCACGCGCCGGGTGAACGTGACGGTTCAGGAGATTATGCCGCAAGAAATGCGGGACGTGGTCGTGCTGCCGGGCTCGGCGGACCCCTGGCTGAGCGTGAATCTGGCCGCGGAAACCGCGGGCAGGGTGGAGAATCTGTCCGTGCGCGAAGGGGATCGCGTTCAAACCGGACAGGTTTTGGCCCAGATCGAAGTGACGGCCTTGGGGGCCGACATGGCCCGTGCCCGGTCGGCTTTTGACCTTTCCGACGAACAGTTGCGACGTCGGGAACGGCTTTTTCAGGACGAGATCATCTCCGAGGAGGAGTTGGATCAGGTTCGCAGCCAGAGGGTCCAGGCCAGGGAGGCCCTGCGCCAGGCTGAGATTGAATATGACCGGGGCATTGTCCGCGCGCCCGGTCCCTGCAGAGTGAACAACATGCTGATTGAGGCCGGGGAGTTCGTGGATCGCGGCCAGACAATCATCGAGTTGGTGAACATCGACAAGATCAAGGTCCAGGTCCAGGTTCCGGAAATGGACGTCCGCTTTCTGGAGGTGGGCCAGCCCGTGCTGGTGATGGTGGACGCTTTTCAGGGCCAGGAGTTTCAAGGCGTCATCGACTTCATCGCCTTCCGGGGCGACCCGGCCACCAAGACCTTCCGTACCCAGGTGGTCATGGACAACCCCGAGGGCAAAATCCGGCCCGGGATGATCGCCCGGGTGCTCTTTCAGCGCCGGACCATCCCGGACGCCCTGGCCATCCCCCTGTCCGCCCTGATCGACCGGGGCGGAGAACGCCTCGTCTACGTGGAAGAAGACGGCCTGGCTCGGGCGCGCCAAGTGGAGATCGGGGTCATCGAACGCGACCGCATTCAGATCACCCGCGGCCTGTACCCCGGCGACCGCCTGATCGTGGCCGGGCACCGCGAAGTGGATGAGGGGACGGCGGTGGTGGTGCGATGA
- a CDS encoding autotransporter assembly complex protein TamA — MSRFLVFALVLAGLVVTISPAQAQFDNLRDLVPDALHQTLFGTDAYQVVFEGELDPALRDVLRSVSESHALRERIPATDQMFQRRARADIPNLLRALRSEGYYDGHVEAHVDPQASPPRIVFHVQPGPAYLLEAVHFHGPDSENGFGFPPPGPTTAGLTLGSRARAPEIRGGTDMFREFLRENGHPFPWVALREARVDHESRTLTVTYTFNPGPSAKFGTVNVEGEERVSPRYILDKVPWSENQTFRSSQLHGLRATLMQTGLFTMVDVSHPGSIPEASRNNELPVTISVVERVPRTVKAGVGYETDTGLGTALEWEHRNILGSGEQLRTRLHLAEKRQMLEGEFKVPEFSDPSQSLTIQGNIGQETTDALEKKEIAAGAMINRRLDRFWSVGLGTNFRYSEVTQLGETETYGLISTPGELTWDMRDHVLNPTRGWRIQLRAEPFLDTLEWNTTFFKLSGSLSAYLPILAEDRLVLAGRGALGSITGEANMNLPPDQRFYAGGGGSVRGYAYQSIGPEVDGKVVGGKSMVEVGTELRLRLENNIGLVAFLDGGQVFSESELQFQDDFLWGAGLGLRYHLDFGPIRLDLAFPLNRRDKDSAFQVYVSIGQAY; from the coding sequence TTGTCGCGATTTCTCGTTTTCGCCCTGGTCCTGGCCGGCCTGGTCGTCACGATCAGTCCGGCCCAGGCCCAGTTCGACAATCTGCGGGATCTTGTCCCGGACGCCTTGCACCAGACGTTGTTCGGCACGGATGCGTATCAAGTGGTCTTCGAAGGCGAACTGGACCCCGCCCTCCGGGACGTCCTGCGCTCGGTGTCCGAATCCCACGCCCTGCGCGAGCGCATACCGGCCACGGACCAGATGTTCCAGCGCCGGGCCCGGGCCGACATCCCCAACCTGCTTCGCGCCCTGCGCTCCGAAGGCTACTACGACGGACATGTAGAGGCCCATGTCGATCCGCAAGCCTCCCCGCCCCGGATTGTCTTTCATGTTCAGCCCGGGCCGGCCTACCTGCTGGAGGCCGTACATTTCCACGGCCCGGACTCCGAGAACGGATTCGGCTTTCCTCCTCCCGGCCCGACCACCGCGGGCCTTACCCTTGGCAGCCGGGCCAGGGCGCCCGAAATCCGCGGAGGCACGGACATGTTCCGCGAATTCCTCCGCGAAAACGGCCACCCCTTTCCCTGGGTCGCGCTCCGGGAAGCCCGGGTGGACCACGAATCCCGAACCCTTACCGTAACCTACACCTTCAACCCCGGTCCTTCGGCCAAGTTCGGGACGGTGAACGTGGAGGGCGAGGAACGGGTCTCTCCGCGCTACATCCTGGACAAGGTTCCCTGGTCCGAGAACCAGACGTTCCGCTCTTCCCAACTACACGGGCTGCGCGCCACCCTGATGCAGACAGGCCTGTTCACCATGGTGGACGTCTCCCATCCGGGATCGATCCCCGAGGCATCAAGGAACAACGAGCTGCCCGTCACCATTTCCGTGGTGGAGCGCGTTCCTCGGACCGTCAAGGCCGGCGTGGGGTATGAAACCGATACGGGACTGGGCACGGCCCTGGAGTGGGAACACCGCAACATCCTCGGCAGCGGCGAACAACTCCGCACCAGGCTCCATCTAGCCGAAAAAAGGCAAATGCTCGAAGGCGAGTTCAAGGTACCGGAATTTTCCGATCCGTCGCAATCCCTGACCATCCAGGGGAATATCGGCCAGGAAACAACCGACGCCCTGGAAAAGAAGGAAATCGCGGCCGGGGCCATGATCAACCGCCGACTGGATCGCTTTTGGTCCGTGGGCCTCGGAACGAATTTCCGGTATTCGGAAGTCACCCAGCTTGGAGAAACCGAGACCTACGGCCTGATCTCCACCCCAGGCGAACTAACCTGGGACATGCGCGACCACGTGCTCAACCCGACCAGAGGCTGGCGGATACAGCTCCGGGCTGAACCGTTTTTGGACACGCTGGAGTGGAACACGACCTTTTTCAAGCTCTCCGGCTCACTGAGCGCCTATCTGCCCATCCTGGCCGAAGACCGCCTGGTCCTGGCCGGACGAGGGGCCCTGGGGTCGATCACGGGTGAAGCCAACATGAACCTGCCCCCGGATCAACGCTTCTACGCCGGAGGTGGCGGTTCGGTCCGCGGCTACGCCTATCAATCCATCGGGCCGGAGGTGGACGGCAAGGTCGTCGGCGGCAAGAGCATGGTGGAAGTGGGTACTGAACTGCGGCTGCGGCTGGAGAACAATATCGGACTGGTGGCCTTTCTGGATGGGGGACAGGTGTTCAGCGAATCCGAACTGCAATTCCAGGACGATTTCCTCTGGGGCGCGGGCCTGGGGCTGCGCTACCACCTGGACTTCGGCCCCATCCGCCTGGACCTGGCCTTCCCGCTGAACCGCCGGGACAAAGACAGCGCATTTCAGGTCTATGTGAGTATTGGGCAGGCGTATTGA